GTGCCGCAGGACGCGCGCAAAGATGCCGTCGGCCAGGATGGCGGCGGAGGCGAACGCGGCCTCGTCGTCGCGCCGGGCGATGAGCGGAACCTGCTGCTGCAGCGGCAGTGGCGCGAGCGCCGAGGCGAACGACCACGACATCGCCCGCGCATCGTCCATCGCAAAGCCGACGATGCGGTTTTCCAGCGCCGGCGCGATCCGCGAAAGCAGCGCGAACTCCGGCGAGTCGCGGCCGATCTCGCCTTCCACCGTGGGCGTGAGCGAGGCGAGGACGGTGTTGATGCGGTCGAAGTCCGTCTTCAGGCCAGGCAGCTCGGCGCCGGGGCAGGTGCGCGCCGCGGCGATGCCCAGGTCCAGCGTGATGTGTGCGTTCATCCCCGCCAGCAGGTGCTGAAGGATGACGGGCGTGGGGCTGAGCGTGGCCACGAACGCCTTCAGCCACACCCGGCTGGGAAGCTGCCCCGCCCGCCAGGCATCCAGCGCGTCCAGGAAGCGCGTGGCGAAGGTCACGTCCAGCCGCTCCATCCGCGGCCCGTCCTGGAACTGTCCCGTGCGGATGCCGTCGCGCACGGCCAGTGTCACGCGGTTGTAGAGCGCCGCGAAGTAGCCGATGCGGTCGCCGCGCGCGACCGCATC
The window above is part of the Longimicrobium sp. genome. Proteins encoded here:
- a CDS encoding DUF5995 family protein, which encodes MRPQSVDDVIARLESIIDDAVARGDRIGYFAALYNRVTLAVRDGIRTGQFQDGPRMERLDVTFATRFLDALDAWRAGQLPSRVWLKAFVATLSPTPVILQHLLAGMNAHITLDLGIAAARTCPGAELPGLKTDFDRINTVLASLTPTVEGEIGRDSPEFALLSRIAPALENRIVGFAMDDARAMSWSFASALAPLPLQQQVPLIARRDDEAAFASAAILADGIFARVLRHKESADVAANIRSLAQGEFRISVAAADVATAAPIPA